One genomic window of Sporosarcina ureae includes the following:
- a CDS encoding dicarboxylate/amino acid:cation symporter, which translates to MKLARNIIIALIAGVVVGLVLNIFMPSIFTKADAFLFKPLGTIFLNLMKMLVVPVVFISIVLGTVGIGDPKKLGRIGGKTLGFFLITTAIALVIAISLGLLLKPGVGGNFETANATYEAQEAPPVAETLLGIIPTNPISAMAEGNMLQIIFFAALVGFGMAMMGSKVERVKELFEQVNELIMYLITFVMKFAPYGAFGLIASAVGSQGIDALKVMGMYMGVVLGALLIHTIVVYGGSVAFIGKRSPLWFFKNFFPAQVVAFSTASSAATLPISMKTAQEKLKVPESISSFTQSLGATINMDGTAIMQGAAVIFIAQAYGIELTIGQLLTVVLTAVLASIGTAAVPGAGLIMLAMVLTSVGLPVEGIALVLGVDRLLDMVRTAVNITGDAACAVVVAQTEGVLGEPDVEESQSNTETA; encoded by the coding sequence ATGAAGTTGGCCAGAAATATCATTATTGCACTTATTGCAGGGGTAGTCGTCGGTTTAGTATTAAATATTTTCATGCCTAGTATTTTTACAAAAGCTGATGCATTTCTATTTAAACCACTTGGTACAATTTTCTTGAATCTCATGAAGATGCTAGTTGTCCCTGTGGTATTCATTTCAATTGTTCTTGGAACGGTTGGAATTGGTGATCCGAAGAAATTAGGTAGAATTGGTGGAAAGACCCTTGGATTTTTCTTGATTACAACAGCCATTGCTCTTGTCATCGCGATTTCTCTCGGTCTATTGCTAAAGCCGGGTGTAGGAGGTAACTTTGAAACAGCTAATGCCACATATGAAGCGCAAGAAGCTCCTCCAGTAGCGGAAACACTATTAGGCATTATTCCTACAAATCCGATTAGTGCTATGGCAGAAGGCAATATGCTTCAGATTATCTTCTTTGCAGCATTGGTTGGCTTTGGAATGGCAATGATGGGGAGTAAAGTTGAAAGAGTGAAAGAATTATTCGAGCAAGTTAATGAACTCATTATGTACCTGATCACATTTGTTATGAAATTCGCGCCATACGGAGCATTCGGTTTGATTGCGTCTGCTGTGGGAAGTCAAGGGATTGACGCACTTAAGGTAATGGGTATGTATATGGGGGTCGTTCTCGGGGCTCTTCTAATCCATACGATTGTCGTCTATGGTGGATCGGTCGCATTTATTGGAAAGCGTAGTCCGCTCTGGTTCTTCAAGAACTTCTTTCCCGCTCAGGTTGTCGCGTTCAGTACGGCAAGTTCTGCTGCGACACTACCAATTTCAATGAAAACAGCTCAGGAGAAGTTAAAAGTACCCGAGTCTATCAGTTCATTCACTCAATCGCTTGGAGCTACTATTAATATGGACGGCACCGCGATCATGCAAGGTGCAGCCGTTATATTCATTGCACAAGCTTATGGTATCGAGTTAACTATAGGACAGTTACTTACTGTTGTTTTAACTGCAGTACTGGCTAGTATTGGAACAGCTGCTGTTCCAGGTGCAGGATTAATCATGTTAGCAATGGTTCTGACATCAGTCGGGCTTCCGGTTGAAGGAATTGCGCTAGTACTCGGAGTAGATCGCCTACTTGATATGGTACGCACAGCTGTCAACATTACTGGTGATGCTGCATGTGCTGTTGTCGTTGCGCAAACAGAAGGTGTGTTAGGTGAGCCAGATGTCGAAGAGAGTCAAAGTAATACGGAAACCGCATAA
- a CDS encoding GGDEF domain-containing protein, with protein sequence MAVCIVILFNILRYGYYNIYLGYLFEKSFFILTGIFLLVAWIGGRQYDVAKFYAEKDPLTNAYNRRAIDKVFKKQISQYKNQRKKIGVVLIDLDNFKYINDTFGHQTGDELLRCVAECIMSNSKKEDYVVRWGGDEFVHVILDLKEDTISEYVRSLRSKLSDLDVESVSAVSASIGIAVYPDDGETFEVLIQKADTSMYEMKKA encoded by the coding sequence GTGGCTGTATGTATTGTTATATTGTTCAATATTTTGCGTTACGGCTATTACAATATCTATTTAGGTTATCTTTTTGAGAAGAGTTTCTTTATTTTAACAGGGATTTTTTTGCTGGTTGCCTGGATAGGTGGTAGACAATACGATGTAGCCAAGTTTTATGCAGAGAAAGATCCGCTAACCAACGCCTACAACCGGCGGGCAATTGATAAGGTATTTAAGAAACAGATTTCTCAATATAAGAATCAAAGGAAGAAAATTGGCGTAGTCTTGATAGATCTTGATAATTTTAAGTATATTAATGATACATTCGGGCATCAAACAGGTGATGAATTATTACGTTGCGTCGCTGAATGTATTATGAGTAACTCGAAAAAAGAGGACTATGTTGTACGCTGGGGTGGCGACGAATTCGTGCATGTAATTCTCGATCTAAAAGAGGATACTATTTCAGAATATGTTCGGAGTTTAAGAAGTAAATTATCTGATTTGGACGTAGAATCGGTCAGCGCGGTAAGTGCTTCGATCGGAATCGCAGTTTATCCAGATGACGGAGAGACTTTTGAGGTGCTGATTCAGAAGGCAGATACATCCATGTACGAAATGAAAAAAGCATAA
- a CDS encoding ABC transporter ATP-binding protein: protein MNNISVTDLRLKFPGEDALVFKDFSFSVQSGEKVLMLGPSGCGKSTLLQVLSGIIPSSIELPMKATDILLPDSWGFVFQDPDTQFCMTYVDEELAFVLENLQVPREEMALLIEEVLKRVDLHLKDVHTPINEMSQGMKQRLALASVLLLEPDVLFLDEPSALLDPDGTQQIWSSIKEATADKTVIIVEHKINLIADWVDRVVLFNDHGVIIADGSPAYIFANFQEQLKRYGIWYPGVWEEYKTSDAFQLMMINRQAVSSQKKIQIQDFHGYRGQMEKISAKHATVQAGDWITIVGENGSGKSTLLLSLMQLLRTSGIYEVNGVPITWKKKKRQLPQGLSLVFQNPELQFVTNSITEELTVSLHGMPKDDADVYAKELMCLFNLPDSVSRHPYQLSTGQKRRLSVATALTPSTDILLLDEPTFGQDARNTFAILEKLEQLRTGGMTILMVTHDTEIVENFATAVWTVVDGVVHTANGVGGAKSVQLVHT from the coding sequence ATGAATAACATCAGCGTTACAGATTTACGACTGAAGTTTCCAGGAGAAGATGCTTTGGTCTTTAAAGACTTCTCCTTCTCTGTTCAGTCTGGCGAAAAAGTTCTCATGCTTGGTCCTAGTGGTTGTGGGAAATCCACTTTACTCCAAGTACTGAGCGGCATTATACCAAGCTCCATCGAACTGCCAATGAAAGCAACAGACATTCTGTTACCTGACTCATGGGGGTTCGTTTTCCAAGACCCAGACACACAATTCTGTATGACCTATGTAGATGAAGAACTTGCATTCGTTTTAGAGAATCTTCAAGTTCCGCGTGAAGAAATGGCACTTCTTATTGAAGAAGTGTTAAAGCGTGTGGACTTGCATTTGAAAGATGTCCACACGCCCATCAATGAAATGTCTCAAGGTATGAAACAACGGTTAGCATTGGCTTCTGTTTTATTATTAGAACCTGACGTGCTATTTCTGGATGAACCCTCTGCATTATTGGATCCGGACGGCACGCAACAGATTTGGTCTTCTATTAAAGAGGCAACCGCTGATAAAACTGTGATCATTGTGGAGCATAAAATCAATTTGATTGCTGACTGGGTAGATCGTGTTGTGTTGTTTAATGATCATGGCGTCATAATCGCAGATGGTTCACCAGCATATATTTTTGCAAACTTTCAAGAACAACTAAAACGATATGGTATTTGGTACCCAGGGGTATGGGAAGAATATAAAACATCTGATGCGTTTCAATTAATGATGATAAATCGTCAAGCCGTTTCATCACAAAAGAAAATTCAAATCCAGGACTTTCACGGCTATCGTGGTCAAATGGAGAAGATTTCTGCCAAACATGCGACTGTACAGGCCGGTGACTGGATTACAATTGTTGGCGAAAATGGTTCTGGTAAAAGTACATTACTTTTATCTCTCATGCAATTACTTCGGACTAGCGGTATCTATGAAGTGAACGGTGTACCCATTACGTGGAAAAAGAAGAAACGGCAACTCCCGCAAGGTCTGTCGCTCGTCTTTCAAAATCCCGAACTACAATTTGTGACGAACTCGATTACGGAAGAGTTAACCGTATCTTTACACGGCATGCCAAAAGATGATGCAGACGTATATGCGAAAGAATTGATGTGCTTATTTAACTTACCTGATTCTGTTTCGCGCCATCCTTACCAGCTATCTACGGGTCAAAAGCGTCGTTTGAGTGTCGCAACTGCTCTTACTCCTAGTACAGACATTTTGTTACTGGATGAGCCTACTTTCGGGCAGGATGCACGAAACACCTTCGCCATTCTTGAAAAGCTGGAACAATTGCGCACTGGAGGCATGACAATTTTGATGGTTACGCATGATACAGAAATAGTAGAAAACTTCGCTACTGCTGTTTGGACTGTAGTTGATGGTGTTGTGCATACGGCTAATGGAGTAGGAGGTGCGAAGAGTGTTCAATTGGTTCACACCTAA
- a CDS encoding TetR/AcrR family transcriptional regulator yields the protein MLLEISAMQFAIHGFHKTKISEIVKEANVTQPTFYLYFKNKEAVFQELVDMFKEKLYHHVAQSKLPADIAEEGLKGRIAYGLCAVFELFQQHEEVARIGFVISEEAANIKEQMTAQIESNLKEEAELGYFHTNINFGVVAAAMVGAIEYLAITKLWTGTHKPEELAEEITNLFLIGLKNNYSIEIS from the coding sequence TTGCTTTTAGAAATTTCTGCAATGCAATTCGCTATTCATGGTTTCCATAAAACGAAGATTAGTGAAATCGTGAAAGAAGCAAACGTCACACAGCCAACATTCTACTTATATTTTAAAAATAAAGAAGCCGTATTTCAGGAATTAGTCGATATGTTTAAAGAAAAATTATATCATCATGTAGCACAAAGCAAACTTCCCGCAGATATAGCAGAAGAAGGTCTAAAGGGGCGAATTGCTTATGGGTTGTGTGCTGTTTTTGAGCTCTTTCAGCAACACGAAGAAGTTGCACGAATTGGTTTTGTCATTTCGGAAGAAGCGGCTAACATTAAAGAACAAATGACTGCACAAATAGAAAGTAATCTTAAAGAAGAAGCAGAGCTTGGATATTTTCATACAAATATAAACTTTGGCGTTGTCGCTGCTGCAATGGTTGGCGCGATTGAATATCTGGCAATCACCAAACTTTGGACAGGAACACATAAACCAGAGGAATTGGCAGAAGAGATTACAAATTTATTTTTAATCGGATTAAAAAATAACTATTCAATAGAGATTTCTTAA
- a CDS encoding dicarboxylate/amino acid:cation symporter yields MFSIKLSTKITVGLVLGIIFGIILNIFLPQAVPQLNEYVLSPIGKIFLSLIQFVVVPIVFTSLIVGFSSIDHSEKVGRLTGKLLFLYISTSILALVIGYITASVLKPGNIVDGLGEVAAGEAKEGQGILEWLISIVPTNPFEAFATGNLLQIIFTAIIVVIGIRMAGSQAKPFLSFVESVHTIVEKITMLVLKLSPIGVFALISSVIATQGLDIVQKLFVYILGLILALTLMAIAYFVILSFLHVSPKHFWKSFQPTFGIAFGTASSNAALPVAMENSKKEFKMKEEIAGFAIPLGTALKRDGACILQTFNALFVAQLFDIQLSGAQILAIIVSALVVSFSTAGVPGAGIIMMSTVLAAANLPLAGIALVAGVDRLTDGFRTLLNVFGNTANAVILDKWEGNTSITDMKTQSPEPAYADSKRL; encoded by the coding sequence TTGTTTTCTATTAAACTTTCAACAAAAATCACAGTCGGTCTCGTGTTGGGTATTATTTTTGGGATTATTCTAAATATCTTTCTCCCGCAAGCAGTACCGCAATTGAATGAATACGTACTTTCTCCAATCGGTAAAATTTTCTTGAGCTTAATCCAGTTCGTAGTAGTACCCATTGTGTTTACATCATTGATTGTAGGTTTCTCTAGTATAGATCACTCTGAAAAAGTTGGACGGTTAACAGGGAAGCTATTGTTCCTTTACATCAGCACTAGCATACTCGCGCTTGTCATTGGTTATATCACGGCTTCAGTATTGAAACCCGGGAATATAGTAGATGGCTTAGGGGAAGTGGCAGCAGGAGAGGCAAAGGAAGGACAAGGTATTCTTGAATGGTTGATTTCGATAGTTCCTACCAATCCATTCGAAGCGTTCGCCACAGGGAATTTGTTGCAGATTATCTTCACGGCAATTATTGTTGTCATCGGAATTCGTATGGCTGGCAGTCAAGCAAAACCATTTCTTTCATTCGTAGAAAGCGTGCACACTATCGTAGAAAAGATTACGATGCTTGTTTTGAAATTGTCTCCAATAGGTGTTTTCGCCTTAATCAGTTCTGTAATTGCCACACAAGGTCTTGATATTGTGCAAAAATTATTTGTTTATATTTTAGGATTAATCTTAGCTTTGACACTGATGGCTATCGCGTACTTTGTTATTCTAAGCTTCCTACATGTGTCCCCAAAGCACTTCTGGAAAAGCTTCCAGCCGACATTCGGTATCGCATTCGGTACGGCTAGCTCTAATGCAGCATTGCCGGTCGCCATGGAAAATAGCAAAAAAGAATTTAAAATGAAAGAGGAGATTGCAGGTTTTGCGATACCTTTAGGAACTGCCTTGAAACGTGACGGTGCTTGCATTTTGCAGACATTCAATGCTTTATTCGTTGCTCAGCTATTTGATATCCAGCTGAGTGGCGCACAAATCCTAGCCATCATTGTCAGTGCACTTGTCGTGTCATTTAGTACAGCAGGTGTGCCAGGTGCAGGTATCATTATGATGTCCACTGTACTTGCCGCAGCCAATTTACCTCTTGCGGGTATTGCGCTTGTCGCTGGAGTGGATCGTTTGACTGATGGCTTCCGTACATTGTTGAACGTATTTGGCAATACAGCCAATGCCGTGATACTAGATAAGTGGGAAGGTAATACTTCAATCACCGATATGAAAACGCAAAGTCCAGAACCAGCATACGCCGACAGTAAAAGACTCTAA
- a CDS encoding reverse transcriptase-like protein: MNVFIEWLYTSKKGTPTVFKSEELPAEQALLIAEDLEKTGRTKQIKFTDQFDSSWTIKELKGYLKGIETEPHNIIVYFDGGFDWDTKLAGLGCVLYYDQNGKSYRLRKNAIATHLSSNNEAEYAALHLCLQELETLGAHHLPIAIKGDSRVVINHLSEEWPVIEEELYSWANTVEKKMESLGLHPRYELISRKKNSEADRLATQALTGVEITATIERT; encoded by the coding sequence TTGAATGTATTTATTGAATGGCTCTATACATCAAAAAAAGGAACACCAACCGTTTTCAAGTCCGAAGAATTACCTGCAGAGCAAGCACTGCTGATTGCTGAGGACTTAGAGAAAACAGGTCGCACAAAACAAATAAAATTCACAGACCAGTTTGATAGTTCCTGGACTATTAAAGAATTAAAAGGCTATTTGAAGGGCATTGAAACAGAGCCACATAATATCATAGTATACTTCGACGGTGGTTTCGATTGGGATACAAAGTTGGCCGGTCTCGGTTGCGTACTTTATTATGACCAAAATGGTAAATCTTATAGACTACGAAAAAACGCCATTGCTACACACTTATCTTCAAACAACGAAGCAGAATATGCAGCACTTCATCTATGCTTGCAAGAACTTGAAACACTTGGAGCGCACCACTTACCCATTGCGATTAAGGGTGACTCACGGGTCGTAATCAATCATTTAAGCGAAGAATGGCCTGTAATTGAAGAAGAACTATACAGTTGGGCCAATACAGTTGAAAAAAAGATGGAATCTTTAGGGCTCCATCCACGTTATGAACTGATTTCACGCAAGAAAAACAGCGAAGCTGATCGCTTAGCTACGCAAGCTTTGACGGGAGTGGAAATTACGGCAACCATTGAAAGAACATAA
- a CDS encoding ECF transporter S component, which yields MKKLKFTDLLITIMIGVVFGVLMKFWDDLYTVVKPIMPVARQLLYGMWFMVGPFAFLLLRKPGTALIASIAGASLSAFAGHGIEVLMYGLAQGLAAELLFAAFRYKRYSILIAGLAGIASCLASFGLDLVYGYAALETWALIVKYGLRAISAFIFTGIFAVLIVRALEATGVTSLIRPVDKKEYTMLDQ from the coding sequence GAAAAAGTTAAAGTTCACCGATTTATTGATTACCATCATGATTGGCGTTGTGTTTGGCGTGCTGATGAAGTTTTGGGATGATTTATACACTGTCGTCAAACCGATCATGCCTGTCGCGCGTCAACTGCTTTACGGTATGTGGTTCATGGTCGGGCCGTTCGCCTTTTTATTATTACGAAAACCAGGTACTGCACTCATCGCAAGTATTGCAGGGGCTTCCTTATCTGCGTTTGCTGGTCATGGTATTGAAGTATTGATGTATGGACTCGCACAGGGTCTTGCTGCGGAATTATTGTTCGCTGCATTCCGTTATAAACGCTATTCTATTTTAATTGCTGGATTAGCAGGAATCGCGTCATGTCTTGCAAGTTTCGGACTTGATTTGGTTTATGGTTACGCAGCACTCGAAACATGGGCACTCATTGTAAAATACGGATTACGTGCAATCAGCGCATTCATCTTCACGGGTATTTTTGCTGTGCTCATTGTAAGAGCGCTAGAAGCAACAGGTGTGACGTCGCTCATTCGACCTGTTGATAAAAAAGAATATACGATGCTTGATCAGTAA
- a CDS encoding universal stress protein, with the protein MKIAVAVDGSNNALRATDYAIMLVKQFSEAKLELIHVIDFNKEDERLLKQSPHSLAMYQKKKMQSALKLVNDSGIVAEVTMLRGNPHQQIIKHVNANEIDHLILSSRGLRLLKKLVMGSVSQKVIKHVNSSVTIIK; encoded by the coding sequence ATGAAGATTGCTGTGGCGGTAGATGGCTCAAATAATGCATTACGGGCAACAGATTATGCAATCATGTTAGTGAAACAATTTTCTGAAGCTAAACTGGAATTGATCCATGTGATCGACTTCAATAAAGAAGATGAGCGATTATTAAAACAAAGTCCTCATAGTCTTGCTATGTATCAAAAGAAGAAGATGCAATCTGCACTGAAATTAGTAAATGATAGTGGAATAGTAGCGGAAGTTACAATGCTTCGTGGGAATCCGCATCAGCAAATTATTAAACACGTAAATGCGAATGAAATTGATCATCTCATCCTAAGCAGTCGCGGTTTAAGATTACTTAAAAAGTTAGTTATGGGTAGTGTCAGTCAAAAAGTCATCAAACATGTGAATAGCTCTGTCACGATAATTAAATAA
- a CDS encoding threonine synthase, which translates to MTLYSCSECKKAYPIEATWWKCECGGLLDLVQSESDKKYDNWTSQRSIWRYVSSMVGSEYLTGWRSITLGEGQTPLLELDESTSNTFIKVDFMMPTLSFKDRGAAVLVTLAKQLGVNKLIVDSSGNAGTAIAAYSAKAGIDCDVYVSVNTSPNKLAQIQAHGANIKTVSGTREDVAIAAQSAVEEEQVFYASHVYNPYFYEGTKTYAYEVYEQLGTVPDTVLIPVGNGTLLLGVYYGFKELLEAKKIDYMPKIIAIQAEKCAPLAKAFESGELTAKSVVNEGTLAEGIAIASPARSKQIVEAVRETDGTFITVSEDEILEARVKLAAKGFYVEITSAINYAGYTKYGNSKDEVIVIPLCGAGIKSST; encoded by the coding sequence ATGACCTTGTATAGCTGTTCAGAATGCAAGAAAGCGTATCCTATTGAAGCCACATGGTGGAAATGTGAATGTGGTGGTCTGCTGGATTTAGTACAGTCGGAATCAGACAAGAAGTATGATAATTGGACGAGCCAAAGATCCATTTGGAGATATGTTTCTTCAATGGTAGGTAGTGAGTATTTAACGGGTTGGCGTTCTATTACACTTGGAGAAGGTCAAACACCTTTACTTGAATTAGATGAATCCACATCAAACACGTTTATCAAAGTAGATTTCATGATGCCGACACTTTCTTTTAAAGATCGAGGTGCAGCAGTACTCGTGACGCTGGCAAAACAGTTGGGTGTGAACAAGTTGATTGTAGATAGCAGTGGTAATGCGGGAACAGCCATTGCTGCATACAGTGCCAAAGCAGGAATAGACTGTGATGTTTATGTAAGTGTGAATACATCACCCAATAAATTGGCGCAAATTCAAGCGCATGGAGCAAATATTAAAACAGTGAGTGGAACAAGGGAAGATGTGGCGATTGCAGCTCAATCTGCAGTTGAGGAGGAGCAAGTATTTTACGCAAGCCATGTCTACAATCCGTATTTTTACGAAGGTACAAAAACGTATGCTTATGAAGTTTATGAACAATTGGGGACAGTACCTGATACAGTATTGATACCAGTAGGAAATGGAACGTTGTTATTGGGTGTTTACTATGGCTTTAAAGAGTTGCTTGAAGCAAAGAAAATTGACTATATGCCGAAGATCATCGCGATTCAAGCTGAGAAATGTGCACCGCTTGCGAAAGCATTTGAAAGTGGGGAACTTACAGCCAAGTCGGTCGTGAATGAAGGAACTCTTGCAGAAGGTATTGCCATTGCGTCACCAGCCAGGTCCAAACAAATAGTAGAAGCTGTTAGGGAGACTGATGGTACGTTCATTACTGTTTCTGAGGATGAAATTTTAGAAGCTCGCGTAAAGCTTGCGGCCAAAGGGTTCTATGTAGAAATCACTTCTGCTATTAATTATGCTGGATACACTAAATATGGGAATTCTAAAGATGAAGTCATTGTAATCCCGTTATGCGGAGCAGGCATCAAGTCTTCAACATAA
- a CDS encoding DUF6526 family protein: MKEQSYENHTRVTPLQHYIWLPLSVLLLLTTAIYGIYQFVKHGFSMQILLLFAVIVLAIIPGMLARIYALSLQDRLIITEEQLRYFMLTGNRLVAQLTKSQWIALRFASDEEYVELANRAVVEDLSPDEIKKSIKSWRADHQRV; the protein is encoded by the coding sequence ATGAAAGAACAATCGTATGAAAATCATACACGGGTAACACCTTTGCAACACTATATTTGGTTACCATTAAGCGTTCTATTGCTTTTGACAACAGCGATCTATGGAATTTATCAATTTGTAAAGCATGGGTTTTCAATGCAGATTTTGCTATTATTCGCTGTCATCGTTCTTGCTATTATTCCAGGGATGCTCGCACGGATTTATGCGTTGTCTTTGCAAGATCGATTAATCATCACAGAGGAACAGCTTCGTTACTTTATGTTGACGGGTAACCGTTTAGTTGCACAATTGACGAAATCACAATGGATTGCATTACGATTTGCTTCAGATGAAGAGTACGTGGAGCTTGCGAATCGGGCAGTAGTGGAAGATCTGTCACCAGATGAAATTAAGAAATCTATAAAGTCATGGAGAGCAGATCATCAGCGTGTGTAA
- a CDS encoding DUF4256 domain-containing protein — MTNLNKKLSTEQQEKILETLQSRFASNMVRHTDMDWSSLHDKLIENMDKLWSLHEMEVTGGEPDVVDYDETTDQYIFFDCSAESPVGRRSVCYDREALESRKKNKPENNAMDMANEMGIELLTEEQYRWLQQFEEFDRKTSSWVQTPEEIRKRGGALFCDRRYDQVFLYHNGAESYYAARGFRGLLRL, encoded by the coding sequence ATGACAAATCTAAATAAGAAGTTATCAACAGAGCAACAGGAAAAGATACTCGAAACACTTCAATCACGTTTCGCTAGTAATATGGTTCGCCACACAGATATGGACTGGTCATCATTACATGACAAGCTAATAGAGAATATGGACAAGCTATGGTCCCTCCATGAGATGGAAGTCACTGGAGGTGAGCCGGACGTGGTAGACTATGACGAAACCACAGACCAATACATCTTTTTTGATTGTTCAGCAGAGAGTCCTGTAGGTCGTCGCAGCGTTTGTTATGATCGAGAAGCTTTGGAATCTAGAAAGAAGAACAAGCCAGAAAACAACGCAATGGATATGGCGAATGAGATGGGTATTGAATTATTGACAGAAGAACAATACAGATGGCTCCAGCAATTTGAAGAATTTGATAGAAAAACATCGAGCTGGGTTCAGACACCCGAAGAAATTAGGAAACGTGGTGGCGCTCTTTTTTGTGATCGTCGATATGATCAAGTGTTTTTGTATCACAATGGAGCAGAGTCGTATTATGCCGCGAGAGGATTTCGAGGCTTACTCAGATTGTGA
- a CDS encoding energy-coupling factor transporter transmembrane component T family protein: MFNWFTPKRETWLFRVNPALKFIVFFAFLIITLVNQSLSFAISQAILYGILFYVFSGYSLKKLSLLSIPLAISFLSTGLTMLLFGKGEAVIWQWGLFKISEESIQHALLLGSKSLSFGFVGFTFILTIQPVLFFYAMMQQFRLPSKYAYSFIAAFRLIPAVTEELQIRRNALKVRNIQFSKGFRGFYERLQSYTVPLFAQSIRRAQRIAVAMEAKQYQMGAARTYYYPTRYTGIDMVFLLVMICSLSSAFFLSIYR, translated from the coding sequence GTGTTCAATTGGTTCACACCTAAACGCGAAACCTGGTTATTTCGAGTCAATCCTGCGTTAAAATTTATCGTATTTTTTGCGTTCTTGATTATTACGCTCGTAAATCAAAGTTTATCTTTTGCTATCTCACAAGCTATTTTATATGGAATATTATTTTATGTATTTAGCGGTTATTCGCTGAAGAAACTTTCATTGCTTTCCATTCCGTTAGCTATTTCATTCCTATCCACTGGGTTGACCATGTTGTTGTTCGGTAAGGGTGAAGCGGTAATTTGGCAATGGGGGCTATTCAAGATTTCTGAAGAGAGTATTCAACACGCGCTTTTGCTCGGAAGTAAGTCACTTTCATTCGGCTTCGTTGGCTTTACGTTTATCTTAACTATCCAACCTGTACTATTCTTTTATGCTATGATGCAACAGTTTCGTCTGCCGTCCAAATATGCCTATAGCTTTATTGCAGCTTTTCGTTTAATTCCTGCTGTAACTGAAGAGCTACAAATTCGTAGGAATGCTTTAAAAGTACGAAATATCCAGTTTTCAAAAGGATTTAGAGGTTTCTATGAACGATTGCAGTCCTATACAGTTCCGCTATTTGCCCAAAGTATACGGCGCGCGCAACGCATTGCAGTTGCGATGGAAGCGAAACAGTATCAGATGGGTGCTGCAAGGACATATTATTATCCTACACGGTATACTGGGATAGATATGGTATTTTTACTTGTCATGATATGTAGTTTATCTTCAGCCTTTTTCCTATCAATATATCGATAA
- a CDS encoding biotin transporter BioY: MMDSRNRLKMMIVTALFAAIIGIMAQLTIPLPLVPITGQTLAVGLAATILGSRYGTISVLVYLAMGAVGIPVFSGMSSGLGVIFGPTGGFLIGFIPTAFITGYYMERTSFKLPNAVIANIIGMFVALAFGTVWLKFIAELSWTAAVMAGFVPFLIGGFIKAFLAAWAGITVRGRLLANRLLLA; the protein is encoded by the coding sequence ATGATGGATTCAAGAAACAGATTAAAAATGATGATTGTAACCGCATTATTCGCTGCCATTATTGGTATTATGGCACAGCTAACGATTCCACTACCTTTAGTTCCGATTACAGGACAAACACTTGCAGTCGGTTTAGCAGCGACTATTTTAGGTTCACGTTATGGAACCATCTCTGTACTAGTATATTTAGCGATGGGCGCGGTAGGGATACCGGTATTTTCAGGCATGTCTTCGGGTTTAGGTGTGATTTTTGGACCCACTGGTGGATTTCTGATCGGCTTTATCCCAACGGCATTCATTACGGGGTATTATATGGAGCGCACAAGTTTCAAACTACCAAATGCAGTTATTGCAAATATCATTGGCATGTTCGTTGCCTTAGCGTTTGGTACAGTATGGCTAAAATTTATTGCGGAACTTTCTTGGACAGCCGCTGTGATGGCTGGCTTCGTGCCATTTTTAATCGGTGGTTTCATCAAGGCATTTCTTGCGGCATGGGCAGGTATTACGGTTCGCGGGAGATTGCTTGCTAACCGACTATTGCTTGCTTAA